Within Dysgonomonas sp. HDW5A, the genomic segment ATAACAGCATTTACAAAAAGGGTATTAAAAAATATCTGAATATACCCTTTTTGTTTGTCAAATCGGCAATAGTTTATTAATTATTTACCAGTCGAGAAAATACAAGGTCATGTAGTATTTTGACAGGAATTTGCAAATGAACAGAAATATTCTTTTATCTTTGTCACAAGCTAATCAATCTGCTCAAGCGGAGCAAAGCATAGAAGTTATCTCGTTACTTATCCGTTACCTATTCTGAATCTATTGTACTTTAATCAGTTGATTCAGAGAGGAGTAATTCAAAATCATAGGCTTGTTTCTAAAGTGGAATTATTGAGGGATATTACGAAGAGGATTTGTGAGGAGAAGATTGAGGAGAAGATTGAGGAGTATGGGGAGATGGAGTAAAAAAGAATAAAATATGAAAATCTGTCTCGCCTTTGTTTTAAGTGATAGAAATATAGTTATTAAATTAATAGGCCTGATACAGAAATAACTATATTTCTTTGTTTTGATCATCATCTTTACCTAATAACTCTTCCTTTATAAAACCATCATTTTTTCTCCTCCAACGATGCCTTACATAGTCTTTGAATGAATACCCATCGTTTAATGTTAACTTATCTGCATGATCAGATATAATGATTTGTGGCTTAAAACCATAATCCTTGTATACCTCCTCGATAAAATAAATTATTTGTTGAAATAAATTGGTTACTGACTGTAAATCAGTATCGAGTTTTTCGACCTCCCCTTTCATCTCTTTTAAGGTTTTAGGATCGAATCTTTCTTCACTAATATCGACTACTGATGGAAAATAAACTTGTGTCGGTTGATCTAGAAATAAAATTATTGGGACTAAAGCTTTATCCCCTAAAGAAGAAAAGTATTTCAATAAACTTAAGAATAAGCAAATATGGGAATATAACCAATTTGCACCACTTCCCATTGATCTTAAATAGATTTTCTTTTTCTCTTTTCCTCTTATTATTAAATGATATAATTCAAAAGTATTTATATCAAAATGAAGATTTATAGGCTGATAGGCTTCTTCAAAGTCCAATTCTAACCCTATTTTATTCATAGAGTCATTGATGAAATTTTCTGCTTTTTTTAATTTTTCTTCTACATTATAATCTTTTGTCAACCTATCCTCTAATTCCTGAATATCTTCTTTTATTTGTATAATATTCAAATCAGTAAAAGCGTTCTTCTTTACTAGAGACCACTTTAATTCATTTTCTATAGTTAATAAAACTCTAAGAGCCTGTTCTTCTAGCGATTTATTTTGTTCTAATTCTTTATTGACTTCTAGTATCTTTGCAATTTCCTGTGATATTCTTTTTAGTTCTTGATTCTTTTCTTTTATTTCTTCTTCTAATTTCCTTTTTTCAGGTAAGAAAGAAGCTAACATTTGAGGAGTCTTTTTTAGTTCTGTATTTAACCACTCAATGGCATTTGATAATTTGTTAATTTCATTTCCTATTTGAATGTTACTTTGTTGACAAAAAGGACATAGTGAATCATCTTCAATAGCATCAGATACAGGTTTTAAATTATCTATAGTATGAGTATATCTATTAACATACTCAATCGAAGAGTTTACTTGTTCTAATTTTATACTAATTTGTCTTCTTTCCGCAATGAGTACATTTTTTCTCTTTTCTAGTTTATTAAATTGTCTTTTATACTCTTCGGAAGCTTCATCTACATTGAGGTTACGGTCTTGTAGCTGGTCTAGATAATTTCTAGGAGCATTTAGCATATTTGATGCCGATACGCCTTGGAAAAGTTTA encodes:
- a CDS encoding DUF3732 domain-containing protein; translated protein: MKGYIKYIGILDKFNNCHNINLDEGLNIITGRSSTGKSAIIEIFDYCTGNSDNTIPEGIITDNAELYFIVFEAKDTGLVLARRQQNKSTSLFYRVDPNFPKIEELTLEYFSNEYFLHQDTFKETLGHFWGIDIFDTDESEKALKFRSRKGRPSFRNMVSFMLQHQNLIANKHSLFYRFDEKEKREKTIDEFKIFAGFVDQEYYILKQELEKKKLEEERINRQLSQFEEDKRIKSSELQKLLEEYHMISGIKLFQGVSASNMLNAPRNYLDQLQDRNLNVDEASEEYKRQFNKLEKRKNVLIAERRQISIKLEQVNSSIEYVNRYTHTIDNLKPVSDAIEDDSLCPFCQQSNIQIGNEINKLSNAIEWLNTELKKTPQMLASFLPEKRKLEEEIKEKNQELKRISQEIAKILEVNKELEQNKSLEEQALRVLLTIENELKWSLVKKNAFTDLNIIQIKEDIQELEDRLTKDYNVEEKLKKAENFINDSMNKIGLELDFEEAYQPINLHFDINTFELYHLIIRGKEKKKIYLRSMGSGANWLYSHICLFLSLLKYFSSLGDKALVPIILFLDQPTQVYFPSVVDISEERFDPKTLKEMKGEVEKLDTDLQSVTNLFQQIIYFIEEVYKDYGFKPQIIISDHADKLTLNDGYSFKDYVRHRWRRKNDGFIKEELLGKDDDQNKEI